From the genome of Geothrix sp. 21YS21S-4, one region includes:
- a CDS encoding bifunctional enoyl-CoA hydratase/phosphate acetyltransferase, translating to MRIETLDDLLRAVKDRPRKRLAVAWANDAHTLEAVNAAVEAGLVEAILVGDQAVMEKVCAELGLPTERFRMVHVPVDTEAATRAVALIHSGEADLLMKGLLSTDKYMRAILNKEQGLLPPGAILSHVTVMEHPGHAKLLIAGDVAVIPEPELKEKVAILGYLVRTAKALGIATPKVAVLSATEQVQPKLRSSAEAALISKMAERGQITGALVDGPMALDGAIDPEAARIKGMGGPVAGDADCLLFPNLDSGNTFYKAGTKLGGAEIAAVVAGAKVPCVLSSRGDTAKTKLSSIALAALLA from the coding sequence ATGCGGATCGAGACCCTCGACGACCTGCTCCGCGCCGTGAAGGATCGCCCCCGCAAGCGCCTGGCGGTGGCCTGGGCCAACGACGCCCACACCCTGGAGGCGGTGAACGCGGCGGTGGAGGCGGGGCTGGTGGAGGCCATCCTGGTGGGCGATCAGGCCGTCATGGAGAAGGTCTGCGCCGAACTCGGCCTTCCGACGGAGCGCTTCCGGATGGTCCATGTTCCCGTCGATACGGAAGCGGCGACCCGCGCCGTGGCGCTGATCCATTCGGGCGAGGCGGACTTGCTAATGAAGGGCCTCCTGAGCACGGACAAGTACATGAGGGCCATCCTGAACAAGGAACAGGGCCTGCTTCCGCCCGGCGCCATCCTCAGCCACGTGACGGTGATGGAGCACCCGGGCCACGCCAAGCTGCTCATCGCCGGGGACGTGGCGGTGATCCCGGAGCCCGAGCTCAAGGAGAAGGTCGCCATCCTGGGCTACCTCGTCCGGACCGCGAAGGCCCTGGGCATCGCCACGCCCAAGGTGGCCGTCCTGTCCGCCACGGAGCAGGTGCAGCCCAAGTTGCGCTCCAGCGCCGAAGCGGCCCTCATCTCGAAGATGGCGGAGCGCGGCCAGATCACCGGCGCGCTGGTGGACGGCCCCATGGCCCTGGACGGCGCCATCGACCCCGAGGCCGCCCGAATCAAGGGCATGGGCGGGCCCGTCGCCGGCGACGCGGATTGCCTCCTCTTCCCCAACCTGGATTCGGGCAACACCTTCTACAAGGCCGGCACCAAGCTCGGCGGCGCCGAGATCGCGGCCGTCGTCGCTGGCGCCAAGGTCCCCTGCGTCCTCAGCAGCCGCGGCGACACCGCCAAGACCAAGCTCAGCTCCATCGCCCTGGCAGCCCTGCTGGCCTGA
- a CDS encoding 16S rRNA (uracil(1498)-N(3))-methyltransferase, producing MNLVLLLPEDLIAPDRARLAGRRLRHVRDVHRAKAGNDLAVGVLGGRMGQGRVVHLNDEALELALELDREPPPKLPLTLVIAVPRPKVLNRVVAAAASLGAARIVLLNAWKVEKAYWASPRMKPENLCEQLILGLEQAKDTALPELRLARLFRPFVEDELPGLLDGGTALLAHPGGGGSVPGPLTGPVTLAIGPEGGWIDAEIKSLLEAGLRPLDLGPRILRTETALAALVGKLF from the coding sequence TTGAACCTGGTCCTGCTGCTGCCCGAGGATCTGATCGCTCCGGATCGCGCGCGCCTGGCGGGCCGCCGGCTGCGGCACGTGCGGGACGTCCACCGCGCGAAGGCGGGGAATGACTTGGCGGTGGGAGTCCTCGGCGGGAGGATGGGCCAGGGCAGGGTGGTGCACCTGAATGACGAGGCCCTGGAACTCGCGCTGGAGCTGGACCGCGAGCCGCCCCCGAAGCTGCCGTTGACGCTGGTGATCGCCGTGCCGCGCCCGAAGGTGCTGAACCGCGTGGTCGCCGCTGCCGCCAGCCTGGGCGCGGCCCGCATCGTCCTGCTCAATGCCTGGAAGGTGGAGAAGGCCTACTGGGCCAGCCCCCGGATGAAGCCCGAGAACCTGTGCGAGCAGCTGATCCTGGGCCTGGAGCAGGCCAAAGACACCGCCCTGCCGGAGCTGCGCCTGGCGCGGCTGTTCCGCCCCTTCGTGGAGGACGAGCTGCCCGGCCTCCTCGACGGGGGAACGGCCCTGCTGGCGCATCCCGGCGGAGGCGGCTCCGTGCCCGGCCCCTTGACCGGGCCCGTCACCCTGGCCATCGGCCCCGAAGGCGGCTGGATCGACGCCGAGATCAAAAGCCTCCTGGAAGCGGGCCTGCGCCCCCTGGACCTCGGCCCCCGCATCCTCCGCACCGAAACCGCCCTCGCGGCGCTCGTCGGGAAGCTCTTCTAG
- the buk gene encoding butyrate kinase: MRLHAYGEWQRTPKDTFFRRHRVLVLNPGSTSTKTSVYEGDEERFTDEIQHPAEELKAFEGRPITDQFAFRKDAILGFLADRGLGLGDLDAVAGRGGLLRPIPHGTWNVGPAMLADLKAGARGEHASNLGALIAAELMAGTGKPAYIVDPVVVDETDPKVKVSGLKELPRRVVSHALNQIATARRYAEGRETFYERINVIVAHMGGGITVGAHRKGRYIDVNNGLDGEGPFSPQRSGTLPAGQLIDLCFSGKYTKGELKLLNKGRGGIIDLLGTADMREVERRVDAGDPEATLVWEALAYQVAKGITALLPAFDGEPVDAVLLTGGMARSSKLVAELRRLTAALGCEVQVYPGENEMAALAKGALRVLSGRETAQDYPPQEG; this comes from the coding sequence ATGCGGCTGCACGCCTACGGCGAGTGGCAGCGCACGCCGAAGGACACCTTCTTCCGCCGCCACCGGGTGCTGGTGCTGAACCCGGGTTCCACCTCCACCAAGACCTCCGTCTACGAAGGCGACGAGGAGCGGTTCACCGACGAGATTCAGCACCCCGCCGAGGAGCTGAAAGCCTTCGAGGGGCGGCCCATCACCGATCAGTTCGCCTTCCGCAAGGACGCGATCCTGGGCTTCCTGGCGGACCGCGGCCTGGGCCTGGGCGACCTCGACGCCGTCGCGGGCCGCGGCGGACTGCTGCGCCCGATCCCCCACGGCACCTGGAACGTCGGACCGGCCATGCTGGCGGATCTGAAGGCCGGCGCCCGGGGCGAGCACGCCTCCAACCTGGGCGCCCTCATTGCCGCCGAGCTGATGGCGGGGACGGGCAAGCCCGCCTACATCGTGGATCCCGTCGTGGTGGACGAGACCGATCCCAAGGTGAAGGTCTCGGGCCTGAAAGAACTGCCCCGCCGGGTGGTCAGCCACGCCCTCAACCAGATCGCCACGGCCCGGCGCTACGCCGAGGGGCGCGAGACTTTCTACGAGCGGATCAATGTCATCGTGGCCCACATGGGCGGCGGGATCACGGTGGGTGCCCACCGCAAGGGCCGCTACATCGACGTGAACAACGGCCTGGATGGCGAAGGGCCGTTCTCCCCCCAGCGCAGCGGCACGCTGCCCGCGGGCCAGCTCATCGACCTGTGCTTCTCCGGCAAGTACACCAAGGGCGAGTTGAAGCTGCTGAACAAGGGCCGCGGCGGGATCATCGATCTGTTGGGTACCGCCGACATGCGCGAGGTGGAGCGCCGCGTGGACGCCGGCGACCCCGAAGCCACGCTGGTGTGGGAGGCCCTGGCCTACCAGGTCGCCAAGGGCATCACGGCCCTGCTCCCCGCCTTCGACGGCGAGCCCGTGGACGCCGTCCTGCTCACCGGGGGGATGGCCCGCTCGTCCAAGCTGGTGGCCGAGCTGCGCCGCCTCACGGCCGCCCTGGGCTGCGAAGTGCAGGTGTACCCCGGCGAGAACGAAATGGCCGCCCTCGCGAAGGGCGCGCTGCGCGTCCTCTCCGGCCGCGAGACCGCGCAGGACTATCCGCCGCAAGAAGGCTAA
- a CDS encoding S41 family peptidase, with the protein MSTFRASALAFVAFALVAQDRAPRFVSSPDVNGDRVVFTWEDDLWLGSLKGGPARRLTTHPGLETAARFSPDGKWIAFSAQYGGATEAYVMPAEGGAPKRLTWTGSVTVQGWSPDSRKIVFKSLGGYDFRPVERLFTVDLDGHEPEALAVPRGVQGTLAPDGQRLAYSTKGVVEYYWKRYKGGRHQDLWLADLKTGGFTKLTDYVGRNGAPIWAGDKVVFESDRGAGGITNLYAVDPATRAVEQLTDLKDFDIQQPSTDGRTVVFVQGGRLQALDLATKSVRPVPVTAASDGWKAAPRPLNPKDWIQSMSLVGGTAVFEARGEVFLLPTDASKPAKNLTQTPGTRERFSRLSPDGKRVAYFSDASGEYDLYVQPAEGGSAERIPTGLKTALYHLEWSPDGTKLLFGDKSFAIHVLDLATKKLTKVDEFHDLKNDQFTWEVSDYAWSPDSQWVAYSLVEPSRNGRIVLFNLATKQKVALTDGFYDCVDPRFDLDGSTLYFLSYSNFQTRLDPSQDNHIQPTPVQVMAVKLKAGDDKASAPFRIDVAGLSDRIAPLPVKAGNYFHLKAGRGMVGWDETEGWDDSVVEEFYAPRGAAKWKVHLYDVSAKKNPEAVLAEPVSDWTFDADGKRLLLRKGPDFHAGEAAAVFASKALPEKLDLERMTLTADPRAEWKQIFEDTWRWYRDFFWSPTMNGNDWEAIGAKFRAWLPELNSRQELNWLLSQMVGELNVSHTYVSGGDFGPARPAPSPVYTGLLGADFRAENGVYRFARVYGPTALARDLKAPLADGGPKVKEGEYLLAIDGKPLKAPEAVSARLQVIKGQKVTLTVNAKPTMEGARTVEVEPVVSDSSLRYERWVADNVAAVDKASHGQLGYMHITAMGDQNIGQFDKYWRAFRYKKGIVVDVRGNGGGWTEYFMIDKLERKQAGFNVLRGMGPFRYPGTASDGRYVFLTNEQNGSDGEAFLMHVKARNLGTIVGVPSWGGLVGIINTQFTLDGGRVEQSNNGFYGKEGQWWVENHGADPDLLVENDPASLMKGQDRQLETGIETLLKQLKENPTPSFPAIPTYPKR; encoded by the coding sequence ATGTCGACCTTCCGCGCCTCCGCCCTCGCGTTCGTGGCCTTCGCTCTGGTGGCCCAGGACCGCGCTCCACGCTTCGTCAGCTCGCCCGATGTGAACGGCGATCGCGTGGTGTTCACGTGGGAGGACGACCTCTGGCTGGGCTCCCTCAAGGGCGGTCCCGCTCGGCGCCTCACCACCCATCCCGGGCTGGAAACCGCGGCCCGCTTCAGCCCCGACGGCAAGTGGATCGCTTTCAGCGCTCAGTACGGCGGCGCCACCGAGGCCTACGTCATGCCCGCGGAGGGCGGCGCGCCGAAGCGTCTTACCTGGACCGGTTCGGTCACGGTGCAGGGCTGGAGCCCGGACAGCCGCAAGATCGTGTTCAAGTCCCTCGGCGGCTACGATTTCCGTCCCGTCGAACGGCTGTTCACCGTGGATCTGGACGGCCACGAGCCCGAAGCCCTGGCCGTGCCCCGGGGCGTGCAGGGCACCCTCGCGCCCGACGGCCAGCGCCTGGCCTATAGCACCAAGGGCGTGGTGGAGTACTACTGGAAGCGCTACAAGGGCGGCCGCCATCAGGACCTGTGGCTGGCGGACCTGAAGACCGGCGGCTTCACGAAGCTCACGGACTACGTGGGCCGCAACGGCGCCCCCATCTGGGCGGGGGACAAGGTGGTCTTCGAGTCCGACCGCGGGGCCGGCGGCATCACCAACCTCTATGCCGTGGACCCCGCCACCAGGGCCGTGGAGCAGCTCACGGACTTGAAGGACTTCGACATCCAGCAGCCCAGCACGGACGGGCGGACCGTGGTCTTCGTCCAGGGGGGCCGGCTCCAGGCCCTGGATCTCGCCACGAAATCGGTGCGCCCCGTGCCCGTCACCGCGGCCAGCGACGGGTGGAAGGCCGCGCCGCGCCCCCTCAATCCCAAGGACTGGATCCAGTCCATGAGCCTGGTGGGCGGCACCGCGGTCTTCGAGGCCCGGGGCGAGGTCTTCCTTCTGCCGACGGACGCCTCCAAGCCCGCGAAGAATCTCACGCAGACGCCGGGAACCCGCGAGCGCTTCTCCCGCCTATCGCCCGACGGCAAGCGCGTGGCCTACTTCAGCGACGCCAGCGGGGAATACGACCTCTACGTTCAGCCCGCCGAGGGCGGTTCCGCGGAGCGCATTCCCACGGGCCTCAAGACCGCGCTCTACCACCTGGAGTGGAGCCCGGACGGGACGAAACTCCTGTTCGGCGACAAGAGCTTCGCCATCCACGTCCTGGACCTCGCCACCAAGAAACTGACGAAGGTGGACGAGTTCCACGACCTCAAGAACGACCAGTTCACCTGGGAGGTGAGCGACTACGCCTGGTCGCCGGATTCGCAGTGGGTGGCCTATTCCCTGGTGGAGCCCAGCCGCAACGGCCGCATCGTCCTCTTCAATCTCGCCACCAAGCAGAAGGTTGCCCTGACGGATGGGTTCTACGACTGCGTCGATCCCCGCTTCGACCTGGACGGAAGCACGCTCTACTTCCTCAGCTACAGCAATTTCCAGACGCGGCTGGACCCCAGCCAGGACAACCATATCCAGCCCACGCCCGTCCAGGTCATGGCCGTGAAGCTGAAGGCGGGCGATGACAAGGCGTCGGCGCCCTTCCGCATCGACGTGGCGGGCCTGTCCGACCGCATCGCGCCGCTGCCCGTGAAGGCCGGGAACTACTTCCACCTCAAAGCCGGCCGGGGGATGGTCGGTTGGGACGAGACCGAAGGCTGGGACGACAGCGTGGTGGAGGAGTTCTACGCGCCCCGGGGCGCCGCCAAGTGGAAGGTGCACCTCTACGACGTTTCCGCCAAGAAGAACCCGGAAGCGGTGCTGGCGGAGCCCGTCAGCGACTGGACCTTCGACGCCGACGGGAAGCGGCTGCTTCTCCGCAAGGGGCCGGATTTCCACGCGGGCGAAGCCGCGGCGGTGTTCGCGTCCAAAGCGCTGCCGGAAAAGCTCGACCTGGAACGCATGACCCTGACCGCCGATCCCCGGGCGGAGTGGAAGCAGATTTTCGAGGACACCTGGCGGTGGTATCGGGACTTCTTCTGGTCCCCCACCATGAACGGCAACGACTGGGAGGCCATCGGCGCCAAATTCCGCGCGTGGCTGCCCGAGCTGAATTCGCGCCAGGAACTGAACTGGCTGCTGAGCCAGATGGTGGGGGAGCTGAACGTGAGCCACACCTACGTATCCGGCGGCGATTTCGGGCCCGCCCGGCCGGCGCCCAGTCCGGTGTACACCGGTCTTCTGGGGGCTGATTTCCGCGCCGAGAACGGCGTCTACCGCTTCGCCCGGGTGTACGGTCCCACAGCCTTGGCGCGGGACCTCAAGGCGCCCCTCGCCGACGGTGGTCCCAAAGTGAAGGAAGGCGAGTATCTCCTCGCCATCGACGGGAAGCCGCTGAAGGCGCCGGAAGCCGTGAGCGCGCGCCTCCAGGTGATCAAAGGCCAGAAGGTGACGCTCACCGTGAACGCGAAGCCCACGATGGAAGGGGCGCGGACGGTGGAGGTGGAGCCCGTCGTCAGCGATTCGAGCCTGCGCTACGAGCGCTGGGTGGCGGACAACGTCGCCGCTGTGGACAAGGCCTCCCACGGCCAGCTCGGTTACATGCACATCACCGCCATGGGCGACCAGAACATCGGCCAGTTCGACAAGTACTGGCGCGCGTTCCGCTACAAGAAAGGCATCGTGGTCGACGTGCGCGGCAACGGCGGCGGGTGGACCGAGTACTTCATGATCGACAAGCTGGAGCGCAAGCAGGCGGGCTTCAACGTGCTGCGTGGCATGGGCCCCTTCCGCTACCCCGGCACCGCCTCCGATGGCCGCTACGTCTTCCTCACCAACGAGCAGAACGGCAGCGACGGCGAGGCCTTCCTCATGCACGTCAAGGCCCGCAACCTCGGCACCATCGTGGGCGTCCCCAGCTGGGGCGGCCTCGTTGGCATCATCAACACCCAGTTCACCCTGGACGGTGGCCGCGTCGAGCAGAGCAACAACGGCTTCTACGGCAAGGAAGGCCAGTGGTGGGTGGAAAACCACGGCGCCGACCCCGACCTCCTCGTGGAGAACGATCCGGCCAGCCTGATGAAGGGGCAGGATCGGCAGCTGGAAACGGGAATCGAAACCCTGTTGAAGCAGTTGAAGGAGAACCCGACGCCGAGTTTCCCGGCGATTCCGACGTATCCCAAGCGGTAG
- a CDS encoding TfoX/Sxy family protein has product MAVSVSFRTYLLEQLGQVRPVTTRPMFGGLTFFVEGRAFALAAGDTLYFKVDDTNRPDFEAAGMGPFLPFGDPAKPMQYYELPAEVLEDPDQLAPWMAKAVAVAFRVKSKRKPRP; this is encoded by the coding sequence ATGGCCGTTTCCGTGAGCTTCCGCACATACCTCCTGGAGCAGTTGGGCCAGGTCCGCCCCGTCACCACGCGGCCCATGTTCGGCGGGCTGACCTTTTTCGTGGAGGGCCGGGCCTTCGCCCTGGCGGCCGGCGACACGCTCTACTTCAAAGTGGACGACACCAACCGTCCGGACTTCGAGGCGGCGGGCATGGGACCCTTCCTGCCCTTCGGCGATCCCGCCAAGCCCATGCAGTACTACGAGCTGCCGGCGGAGGTGCTGGAGGATCCGGATCAGCTCGCCCCGTGGATGGCCAAGGCCGTGGCGGTGGCCTTCCGCGTGAAGTCCAAGCGGAAGCCGCGCCCTTGA
- a CDS encoding HEAT repeat domain-containing protein, with amino-acid sequence MKQSSFELFLDRLDPTERTDQLAFFRLAGEEGLTAIEELAPRVQKVSCSPDLKRLVVEFSYYHPWPQWLPVLTRLLRHDKDLALFETGARAVGRMRTPASLAALKELALGRATAGFREAVETVLLEADPAEAFQHHFSRLLQGSAQPSEANEGAHQLAKLLTADSLEPLKSAAAHPDPLVFRHALRLLGQVPSDDAAGCLLDLFREAHREALEEREVRALFNAYRSLPRAEVLEKARQALALHQQERQPQAAADLASQEPERLPGALAAIRASEPGRLGMFLVDTVAAALEEKPAVLGRHLGQAGDSAVQRARRLDFTLDTAAQGLAALAVEGRIGREHLLEPFAESLRQATGHAGVAAALARLVSPSSEALLDLLLDLSDGALRSAALEVLGERKDPELRPALLKARKDAITDLADRSLWHLGQLPDPEGAARAFLADPEDLLMGLRFTAMHRLEALVPDLLALAATNSRETVLLAVLEALGAIGSTQAVEPLLELLHSGQAPRIQLGLAEALRNLGDPSAALALSGKAAELNISLLHAVAVEALVQAHGPHAPLPHDASGALLRAVHGGWADRHPWPLRRRIADALLSLHAADENLWPELSDLLQATLAKKHAPGEVALEDLVHLQSCARALAQLASA; translated from the coding sequence GACCAGCTCGCCTTCTTCCGCTTGGCGGGGGAGGAAGGGCTGACGGCCATCGAGGAACTGGCCCCCCGCGTCCAGAAGGTGTCCTGCTCGCCGGATCTGAAGCGGCTGGTGGTGGAGTTCAGCTACTACCATCCCTGGCCCCAGTGGCTGCCCGTCCTGACGCGGCTTCTCCGCCACGACAAGGATCTGGCGCTGTTCGAGACGGGGGCCCGCGCCGTGGGTCGGATGCGCACACCCGCCTCCCTCGCCGCCCTCAAGGAGCTGGCCCTGGGCCGGGCCACCGCGGGCTTCCGCGAAGCGGTCGAGACGGTGCTCCTCGAAGCCGATCCCGCCGAGGCCTTCCAGCACCATTTCTCGCGCCTTCTCCAGGGCAGCGCCCAGCCTTCCGAAGCCAATGAAGGCGCCCACCAGCTCGCCAAGCTCCTCACCGCGGACAGCCTCGAACCCCTCAAGAGCGCCGCGGCCCACCCCGATCCGCTGGTGTTCCGCCACGCCCTGCGCCTGCTGGGCCAGGTGCCCTCCGACGACGCGGCCGGCTGCCTGCTGGACCTCTTCCGCGAGGCCCACCGCGAGGCCCTGGAAGAGCGTGAAGTCCGGGCCCTCTTCAACGCCTACCGTTCCCTTCCGCGGGCCGAAGTGCTGGAAAAGGCCCGCCAGGCCCTCGCCCTTCACCAGCAGGAGCGCCAACCCCAGGCCGCCGCCGACCTGGCCTCCCAGGAGCCGGAGCGCCTGCCCGGCGCTCTCGCGGCCATCCGCGCCTCGGAACCGGGCCGCCTGGGAATGTTCCTCGTCGACACCGTCGCCGCCGCCCTGGAGGAAAAGCCCGCGGTTCTCGGCCGCCACCTGGGCCAGGCCGGCGATTCCGCCGTGCAGCGGGCCCGGCGCCTGGACTTCACTCTGGATACCGCCGCCCAAGGCCTGGCCGCGCTCGCCGTGGAGGGTCGGATCGGGAGGGAGCACCTGCTGGAGCCCTTCGCCGAGTCCCTCCGACAGGCCACCGGTCATGCGGGCGTCGCTGCCGCCCTCGCCCGCCTCGTTTCTCCCTCGTCGGAAGCCCTCCTGGACCTGCTGCTGGACCTGTCGGACGGCGCCCTCCGCAGCGCGGCGCTGGAGGTTCTCGGCGAACGGAAGGATCCGGAACTCCGGCCGGCGCTTCTGAAGGCCCGGAAGGACGCCATCACCGATCTCGCGGACCGCAGCCTCTGGCACCTGGGCCAATTGCCCGATCCCGAAGGCGCGGCGCGGGCGTTCCTGGCGGATCCCGAGGATCTGCTCATGGGGCTTCGCTTCACCGCGATGCACCGCCTGGAGGCCCTCGTGCCTGATCTCCTGGCCCTCGCCGCGACCAACTCCCGGGAAACCGTCCTCCTCGCCGTCCTCGAAGCCCTCGGCGCGATCGGTTCCACCCAGGCCGTGGAGCCGCTGCTGGAACTGCTCCATTCGGGACAGGCCCCCCGGATCCAGCTCGGGTTGGCAGAGGCCCTGCGGAACCTCGGCGATCCCTCCGCCGCCCTGGCCCTCTCCGGAAAAGCGGCGGAATTGAACATCTCCCTTCTGCACGCCGTGGCCGTGGAAGCGTTGGTACAGGCCCACGGTCCGCACGCGCCCCTGCCCCACGACGCGTCGGGCGCCCTGCTCCGGGCCGTCCACGGCGGCTGGGCCGACCGGCATCCGTGGCCCCTCCGCCGCCGCATCGCCGACGCCCTGCTCTCCCTCCACGCGGCGGACGAGAACCTGTGGCCGGAGCTGTCCGACCTGCTCCAGGCCACCCTCGCGAAGAAGCACGCGCCCGGCGAAGTCGCCCTGGAGGATCTCGTGCACCTCCAGTCCTGCGCCCGCGCCCTGGCCCAGCTCGCCTCCGCCTGA
- a CDS encoding nitroreductase translates to MKPLDAAAVDAAITGRRSIRAFLPTPVPKAVVEEILEVASRAPSGTNIQPWQVHVLMGATRQRLSDRILAIYADPAQLAQHEREYDYYPKEWTSPYLDRRRKVGWDLYGLLGIEKTDKARMHDQHGRNYRFFDAPVGLIFTIDRSLALGSWLDYGMFLQNIMVAARARGLDTCPQAAFTQFHRVIAEELALAPNQMVVCGMALGHADSDAVENTLVTERAPISEFARFHGE, encoded by the coding sequence ATGAAGCCCCTCGACGCTGCCGCCGTGGACGCCGCCATCACGGGCCGAAGGTCGATCCGCGCCTTCCTGCCCACGCCGGTTCCCAAAGCTGTGGTGGAAGAGATCCTGGAAGTCGCCTCGCGGGCGCCCTCCGGCACGAACATCCAGCCCTGGCAGGTCCACGTCCTGATGGGAGCCACTCGACAGCGGTTGTCCGATCGGATCCTCGCGATCTACGCCGATCCCGCCCAGCTCGCGCAGCACGAGCGGGAGTACGACTACTACCCCAAGGAATGGACCTCCCCCTACCTCGACCGCCGCCGGAAGGTGGGCTGGGACCTGTACGGCCTCCTCGGCATCGAGAAGACGGACAAGGCCCGGATGCACGACCAGCACGGGCGAAACTACCGCTTCTTCGACGCGCCGGTGGGCCTGATCTTCACCATCGACCGGAGCCTCGCCCTGGGAAGCTGGCTCGATTACGGCATGTTCCTCCAGAACATCATGGTGGCGGCCCGCGCCCGAGGCCTCGACACCTGCCCCCAGGCGGCCTTCACCCAGTTCCACCGCGTCATCGCCGAGGAACTGGCCCTGGCGCCGAACCAGATGGTGGTCTGCGGTATGGCCCTGGGCCACGCCGACTCCGACGCCGTCGAGAACACCCTTGTCACCGAACGCGCGCCCATCTCGGAATTCGCGCGGTTTCATGGAGAATGA